A stretch of DNA from Lotus japonicus ecotype B-129 chromosome 4, LjGifu_v1.2:
tcttcagagtatcttgcttctggacatcagagtttccactattcagcttctggatcttcagagtcttctacaccatcagaatatctgagccttcagtgtttcttggttatcagactttctggatcttcagagcttctagtgactgagtccacatcagagtttgtataccttcagaacttctgaagctttttcactgttcatactgaacatggtgaatgcgaaagcgttgcttgggttgctctttatacacagtgcttctgatttgtgtgagattgagttgaggtccgagcctgtaaatagcacactcagaaaaacacgttagagtaccacaattgttcatatcaaaaggttaacttgtaatcatcaaaccatagagttgtactattagatcaaaacttgatcttacaacatttgtaacatcccgatttccaggtgtcactttagtaactgaaaataaactttacgcggaaaactggtaatttttttttcgattgattcctttttaaataaagcaaaagaaaataaaacataatccaacaactaaactaaccgatatacaaatatatacacatgtacagcctcagctgcactcccacgtcacgcgcactcgcagtgactccaaagtagtgtgcccgtaggaaaatatatacagacccagaagtgtggatgagaaagttataattacaacccactaggagaaagtcggcctcaaaatggcctaagcaaagacccctacagtccgactgactcactgtgatccctcagaaaaagaaccacacgaaaagccatgcgtcggaaacctaccctgtcccaaaagcaaaacgaatcagagctctacacaaaacatgacgcctgcctaaacctaccctcccagtaccaagtccactgcgaactgaagttggcaagttgaagctcagctccatgcgtcgtagaactcctttcgtcagacgtccacgctcgtcagtccggtcctccatgacccttccccggtaagTCGcctgatgacccacaagatagatcacccaagcggtgggggcatgtcagACAATCCGCTCAAACATGATCctccccgagggagagaccatcgaaacccaatccaccgtcgacatctggcagcaggccgaccgcccaaacacaaacatgaaatcaaagccaaggcgctagggtcaactcacggaatagagtagatatacaaacaacatgtgataaggaggtatatatatatgttgatatatatatatatatatatatatataaataatcctagcatgttattggctctaacaaagcttcaataaatcaaacagcacacaattccagtcagagtgaatgtatgcgtgaaatgcaatcaatatgatccggataattgtgaCGCATTCCCGTTCgacactagtgaagcattcccgttcttcactatggacgaagcattcccgttcttcatccttgacgaagcattcccgttcttcgtcgaatgatgcattggtgaagcattcccgttcctcaccatcgatgaagcattcccgttcctcatcgaataatgcatcggtgaagcattcccgttcttcaccaaatgatgcatgatgcaatatggttagccaaacatcgaatcgacctcacaacataagtgtttagctcaaaacccaaaactcaaaacccaagagttagtgtcggtcaatacaacacaactcgaactacaaaacccaagagttagtgtcggtcaatacaacacaactccaacaacaaaacccaatgtcaaaacccagagttagtgtcggtcaatacaacacaactccaacaacaagagtactaaagtactcggtgactttcaatcatcaccgtagctcaccttagtggctttccccaattcccagtaacttcaagacttgtcgacttttccccgtctttcgcaatctttttcccctttaggttccctatggttcattcAATACTGAAAACGTTTTAAATTGAATtaatcaggttatgagtttaattctttgaaaactaagttctctaaggtctttagttttcgaaattctattcattctaagttttccaaaacccaccaaagaaatttcccggggaaagtctaagtatacgaacaaatggctaagtctcaaaacccaagtttgaacttgcctagggttgttcatccaacccgaaagattAAAGATCACCAGTTCAatgattccccactccgaagtcgcgtcaaaacgcacagtTCAATCACATCTCAACATCaacagttatggaaaacatcataacatcagttcatcaacataatcaacatcaaagtaaagaataagtcgaatttatcgacgcctatcatgcagtcatagctaatagtaagttgccctaacctcgagctgctccagcctcttGGTTAAAACtcccttcacacaaatgctctgcaaaatccaaagttccttcaactgaacctcggagaaaacaaagcagaatccaaacaaaatcgattagttcgatcgcaatacaactcatagacgatagacaaagcattaaagcttcagaatacaacaatcgagtacgaaaagacaagttttcgaaaacaaaaactccccccctcactacaagctctcggccaaaaaggaaaaagggctccggctctttttcttcgatcaaatctgtttacaaggtagttttagggtaaaactaaggcaaagaaactgtcggaaaaattttcggacgatcggatcgaaatacggctattcaggggcgttttggtccaaaataaaagctcaaaacctcaaagttatcagttcggaaaacaaatttgacagcaatgatcctaatgacattcgtaacaactaatcctaaaggcacgaagtcagattacgacttttcgacaataaagtttcgaaatgtgcgacaaaaagggttttgaaacagtttttcagatccttgacaactcgatccatatcggcgaataccgacgaaggttttagcctcttgggcacgtagagaacaaaccccaagcgaaaaatcaagaaaaacggatagttttacgaaaagctcgaaactttgagcacagaaacgactaaagaaacgcagtagaaacagtgatcagaggtaagaatcaagctagttacctcgataccttgaagtaggaacgaactgcgcgaagatcggtcaagtttcggcgaaaaaatattctccctctcctctcctcaactcgcggccccctttggaaagaaaatgaagatattttgatttttcaactatttataggcaggtgaaatcgcgggaaaataaaaatttcgcgattccgatttttgcagcacgttcaccgatgaattctaagagagattctggcgacagaattccagaactcaaaacaaatctctaacatttgggaaaaacgatatctaaaatcccaaaagcgatgtaagttaatctgtctcgaaaaactactttttgctgtgatggtcaaacgacaaaactttgttctggagaaagattggaaacgtcgaaacaaatctggcaacgcgaacgaaaacttcgttagaagtccctaatagaaaaagtcttcatccagtgattgaatttagggtttcgaagcaaagaaattagcgtcgtcggacttccgaaaagtgaatactatcgtgcgtacagtccagggttccaaaatgaaacgctggtcgaaggaataataaagagaacctttaaattttccaaggatttgaaatctcacttaaaacgttgctctaaaagcgaaattagcctattctggacactctcgccataaggcaggtgtgcagacgactcgcactaattcctacaacgactatgaaacattcctcaagaaattcctgaactttcttcttcattaatcgtTCCCAaaatcaaactcctgtcacgcttacactgattctgcgcgtgagtcggaaattaacttgttctgtaaatccaggtcttacaacatTCCCCATTGGAGCCTATTCCGGATGCAACAGAAGAACTAACGCCTAAGAAGAGGCAATGTGGTTGGTTGTCGGGCTCCGAGGGTGAACCAGCTTATCCAAAGAAGACTCGAGTTGCAAGGGACATTTAGGTCATAGACTTCTCCAGTGATGACGAGGATTAGAGTTTGAGATCTTTCTATATTGGGGGTTTTCATGAGAGCTTGCATCGgagtttgatttattttatctgTTGGATATTTAAACATGGTTTAATTATTTTGTTATGCTTCACAAATATTGGGATGActacttttttttaaatgtggGTTTTTCACACATGGGTGTGACCACGATGTTTACTTCTAGTACTTATGGTTATAACGTTTATTTATGAGATTTAATTTCCGCGTGTTACTTTTTGGTAAATAGTTAATTATGTTTATTAAGGAATTTCACAATTGTGACGACGTTTTATCACTAAGTAAGATTGATGAATAAATCGATGAAAATTCTTTACGGAAATGTGgcgtttggtttactgtgtgacactcgagaaatcaggGCGTTACACCCGCTCCATCTGTTTCTTTTCCTACCAATACTCAAATTTCCTCACCATCCAACAAATCTGAATCCAATCGCCAATTCGTTCAAATTGCAAGTGAAAGGATCTCAGAGATTCCTGAACATTTCATCACAGTTCCAAGTCCAAACCgctatcctggacctagaccagaagcTCTGGTTGCTCCTGATTTTCCAATCAATGCGGTCCCTCTGAACtccgcaccacctcctcctccctctcctccatcttctcctcctcctcaaaaGGAAAAGGAGCACTCCAAAGTGTCCCtttcaaatctttcttcagtcaAATCtgctgattttgagtttccaaaTGTTGACACTGGCACttcaaaccaaaaccctgagaccaataccACTGCTCCTTAGACTCTGgatattggctctcctcaaggtacCTCTGAAGCCACCAGCAGTAATCATCCTCCCTCACCTGAAACTAATCTGCCCATCATCCCATACACTTACCCTAAACCAGACACTCTGTTTGATTGCCTAAATCTATTTCATGATCAAGCATCAACACGCATTCGCAACCTATATGGTCAGACTGACCACAGTGAGAAACCCAACTTGGTTGCTGAAGACTGGAGTCGTCTGTGCAATTGGATGCACAACCAGATTGATGAGATGATGTTACTCTACAATGAAGAAAGAGAGGCCAGAATTAATGCTGCTAGACAGAGATTTGAAGCCAGAACCAGGAGAAGACAAGCTCTACATGAAAGAAGCTTAAGGGAAAAGCTCTACACTAAAATAGAGgaaacaagaaagaagaaagaggaagcAGAAGTTGCTGCAAGGCTTGAAGCAGCTCTACGTGAGTCTGCTAGGCTTGATGCTCTAGAACAAGCTGCAAGAGTAGAAGCTGAGGCTGCTGCCCTTAAAGCTGAAGTGCTCGCTCCTGTTCAAGTTACAAACATCGCCTCATCCTCTGcacaagctcctcactctgatcaagctgcTCCGTCTGCTCCAGTTCAGTCAGACTCCAGACTTGACCTTGTTGAAAGAAGACTTGATCCTCAAGAAGCTCTTCTCCAGAGTCTTCAAGAGATGTGCACAGAAATTCTGAAGAGGACAACTAAACCTTAGTTTAGgatctctcttttcttctatttttcttaTTATGTTATTATcgtctcttttctttttaactCTGTTCCTTTTATCAgactattttcttttatttcttatgTGCTTGCATAATTACTTGTTCGCTGTTACTTAGTTTTACACATatgcattaatcaacaaacaagcttcttttattaaaattagTCATACATTTGCATTCATACATTCaaaaaggaggatttttcctcaaagatctacactgcctacgcatcgctgctttctcaagctccagacgatggtGCCTATACTCTAATTGGACCAAGCTCTGGCGCActtcctgcctctcaggaccctccgccataGTCTCCAGTGCAGTCTCCACCGCTTCTATCTTAGCAGAGTtatccagctcccgctggaaaagatcttgaagctcctcaacaaataaaagagaaaacctctgaggatgttgtccatttctgttcagaaacaagctgaatgagaaaggagatgtagtcagaaacaaggcaaggctagttgctcaagactacagtcagcaagaaggaatagactatactaaAACGTTTgttccggtagcaagactggaagttATCAGACTACTGAtttcattctcagtgaatcacaacataattcttcatcagatggatgttaagagtgccttcctaaatggttacatcttagaggaagtctatgttcatcaacctccaggttttgaagatgagaagaaccctgaccatgttttcaaattgaagaaatctctctatggtctgaagcaagctcccaaagcatggtatgagagatgataagtttgtaaggggtaaagtagatacaactctcttttgcaaaacttacaaagatgatatcttaattgtgcaaatttatgttgatgatattatatttggatctgctaatcaatctctatgcaaagagttttctaagatgatgcaggctgaatttgaaatgagtatgatgggagaactcaagtactttatgggtatacaagttgatcaaacaccagaaggaacgtacatccatcagagcaagtacactaaagaacttctgaagaagttcaacatgacagaatctacaattgctaagactccaatgcatcctacatgcatcctggagaaagaagatgcaagtggtaaagtttgtcagaagctctatcgtggtatgataggatcacttctatacttaactgcatccaggccagatattctgtttagtgttcatctatgcgttcgtttccaatcagatccgaggaaaacccacttaactgttgttaagaggatcctgagatatcttaaaggtaccactaaccttggcttgatgtataagaaaacatcagagtataagctttcaagttactgtgatgctgattatgctggagatagaactgagagaaaaagcacttctggaaattgtcaatttctgggaagtaacttagtcccatgggcaagcaagaggcaatcaaccattgcactatccactgtagAGGcaaaatatatctcagcagccatttgcagcactcagatgctctggatgaaacatcagctagaggattatcaaatccttgagagcaacatcccaatctattgtgataacactgctgcaatttcactgagtaagaatcctatcttacactcaagggcaaaacatattgtggtaaagtatcattttattagagattatgttcagaagggcgtacttcttctgaagtttgttgatactgaccatcaatgggcagatatctttacaaagctcttagcagaggatagatttaatttcattctgaaaaatctgaatatggacttttgtccagcatgaagatggatcagaacctctggctacgatgcttctctatcagaagatatctagttcagaaggtaactctatcagaggttaagtacccattggtgcttactctgaagctgagacagtaaacgtgtgtcagttgctatgatacatcgatccttgtgcccgtgctgacaatctgttgtaatgagtgtagatgtgcttctctccaccgtgtgatatgtgtattaactgtttgtaatgatgtctttaatttttaaccgttgattttactttgctttttaatcaacaacggttaccttctaaaaccactacgcacacacgtttcccatcactttcggttttaccttctctctcCTGCTTTTGCAAAACCCTTATCTTCTTCAATTCTCTCTCGCTTTCAACCTcttctcttctacccaaaccttcatccTCCACAATGGTGAATCAAGAAAGAGCTGATTCCGGTGACAAGTctgattccgccgatggaagagttTTTCCCAATttggttgtgggtcttccaatTGGGCAAGTAGGTCCTGTTCTGCGTTCTCGTTCGACTGAGAATGCCCAACATGAAGTGCAAGATGCTGAAGATGTTGTCCCACTCTCTCAGAGACAGTGTGTGGTTACCTACTGctttgctcctgaagaactccaggttcttgctgaatggaaatttgattttgatgtcattgctgcaaatgggtttgacctGCGTCCTGAGATTCAAGCacaaggctgggaagggtattTTCAAAGGATCAGTGGTCCTGTGTATGATAAgcttgtgaaggaattctggaaacacgcagaTAGCAATGAGCACCAAGTGGTATCCTTCATTCTGGGAAAAAAGATCATCATAACTGAGAAAACAATTGCAAGGCTTCAGGGTCCAGAATCAAGCAAGGGCTACAGGTTTCAGTTGCAAGAATCAAAGGTCTCAACCAACACCAAGGAGAAAGTCAGCATGGCTCTCTACTCCACATGGAAGCCATGAAAGAATGATTGCAAGACCAAGGAGCTTCACCTTGatttgagaatctggcacaagattcttctgcactgcatcaaccaaagaccaaagggaagctctcctgattacatcaacttcacccaGAAGGTGTTGTTGTTCTTTGTCAAAGACCACAAGAAGGTGTGCCTGCCTTACTTCCTCTTCTCCTATCtaaaggagtgcatcaagaaatCCAGAACCACCGCATCACCAAAATCTGCCATAAAATACATACCTTTTGGTAGTTTGCTCTCTGACTTCTTTGTGGAAAGAAAATTG
This window harbors:
- the LOC130712643 gene encoding uncharacterized protein LOC130712643; translation: MWRLVYCVTLEKSGRYTRSIFPSPNRYPGPRPEALVAPDFPINAVPLNSAPPPPPSPPSSPPPQKEKEHSKVSLSNLSSVKSADFEFPNVDTASTRIRNLYGQTDHSEKPNLVAEDWSRLCNWMHNQIDEMMLLYNEEREARINAARQRFEARTRRRQALHERSLREKLYTKIEETRKKKEEAEVAARLEAALRESARLDALEQAARVEAEAAALKAEVLAPVQVTNIASSSAQAPHSDQAAPSAPVQSDSRLDLVERRLDPQEALLQSLQEMCTEILKRTTKP